Within the Medicago truncatula cultivar Jemalong A17 chromosome 4, MtrunA17r5.0-ANR, whole genome shotgun sequence genome, the region TGATTTGACTTTAAAAAAGAACCATAAATGACggtagaaaattttaaaaacaaaaaattgatgaaaatttttataaagactaaaacttagaaaactacaaattttataagaccaaaaacatatttacacATTTTCTAAACTTCTCACAAATTTATTTGGTTAGCCTGTAATATCCAAGTGATTagcattaaaacaaaatttaacaaaagCTCAAAAGAATAATGTTAAATCACTTATCATAATCATCAACGTAGCATCACAAAACTAATcgacacatttttttttccctttttataagacctcttttctatttccaactacattaattatttctttatctacatacccctatttattatacatctttttttttcaatcagcaataaatagaatgttgaaaacataagccaaccctctttcttaaaggataaaattgtaaaaacaatagtaattacaaacatatttaatataaatatctactatcttaatttccgttattttttcaaaagggtcttataattagggacggaggtagtagttATTTTCTacgtttcaaaatgaatgtcgttttagCCAATTGTGATTAAGAAATGGAATGAAATTATCATTAGACATAACACATTTACTAAACTACctttactttataagaaaaaaacaaacttaaagttgcattgaaaattgtgtgagagaaaagttgaaagaaaaaattaaagttgtattggaaatgtaaaacgacattcattttgaaacaatttttttttggataaagtgacactcattttgaaatggaggaagtaattttctttttgaaaaaaaaaaactactctcTCCGTTCCTtcataattgtcacttttggagaaattttttgttcttatttaactgtcactttcaaagttcaatgcaacattaaatgtagttttaccaatattgtccttaattatttattgcagagaaagaaatatatgaaatgagatattaaatgaataaggtcattatagtaaaagtatagcttattgcatcaaaagtaatatcaattgttgattgtcttggtttgtgtaaaatgtcataatgtgacaattaaataggaacggaggtagtaattgACATTTGACACATTAAGGTTAACAAAtccttaaagttttttttttttttttgaaagaacaaatcCTTTTAACGCAATTAAGCATGACACACACATTTACACATACAATTATTTCAAGAAGCTGACGTGTCACAAACGGCATGCAATTGCACGCAAAGATGGAGACGCGCACACGCACAGTTAAGGCTCCCCACACTTCACAATCTCACCCCACGAACCATCTCCCTCCATAaggaaacaaacaaattttcctcGTAAAACACAAGCATAACAggttaaaaaaacacaacatgTTAAATTTTAGAATGAGACATGCACGTGGCATGTCGCACTTTAACACATGTCACACCATTTTATATCTTACAAAATATTCTCAACACTTTCGCCACACCAAAATATTCCAATTTACCGAATTTTCCATTTTCGTTTGTCAACGTTTTTTATACAAATGATCAAcacttgaattgaattgaattgaatcaaattcaaatatcatcaaattatgTATCCAAATTCACAAGAACAATCACAACCACTTATAGtggaagaacaagaagaagaaaagccACAAGAAACAGCATATGATTCATCAGAAAAGATAGTGGTGGTAGGAATAGACGAATCCACAAACTGGGGTACCTCGGTGCCACCATTTTCATGGAAGAAGCTATGGCTATTCACTGGACCTGGTTTTCTAATGAGTATAGCGTTTTTGGATCCAGGGAACTTAGAAGGAGACCTACAAGCTGGTGCCATTGCTGGGTATTCTTTGTTATGGCTTCTTATGTGGGCCACAGCTATGGGACTTTTGATTCAGCTTTTGTCAGCTAGGCTTGGTGTGGCTACAGGGAAGCATTTGGCTGAGCTTTGTAGGGAGGAGTATCCTAGATGGGCTAGGTATGTGCTTTGGGTTATGGCTGAGTTTGCTCTTATTGGTTCTGACATACAAGAGGTTATTGGTAGTGCTATTGCTATTAGGATTCTTAGTAATGGAGTTATTCCTCTTTGGGCTGGTGTTGTCATTACTGCTCTTGATTGGTAAGTCTAATTTACTAATTATCCATTTTGCTTCTTTTTAGTTTACttgattttgttggattttttcaGTGATTGCTATTGTTCCTaaagtttatgatttttatgcTTAGGTAATTGCAAGGTTTTGCTTAATCAATTCAAAATTTGTGTTTGGTTTCATGGTAGGAAGAGACGAAGTGATCTAGAtacataaaattgattttgacacaTTTTTGGGTTATGTCAATTGGAATTGAATTTGCATTTAGAATTGATTATAACTTGGAGTTAGGGTTTGTAGCTTTTGACTCTAACATGATTTATACACTTAAATTTTATTGTTCAACTAGTTCTTAATTGTCAATGAATGTATCTTAACATAAATCACTCTATATTCAACTAAGTTTTAACTAAAATCagttcaatcaaaatcaatttgtaTTACTGTAGaatcaaacacacactaagCTCTCTAATATTTTCATAGGTTGTCTTGTAGCATGAGTGGGAACCCCTTTTTCCTTTTGTTATTTTCTAAACAGAAATGATTGATAATCTCCTGGTGTCTTTTCTGTAACAACATTTTGGATGTTATGGTAACTCCAAATAAAACTTTAACATATCATGTGCTTCGTTGCCTTGTTTGTTTGTTacagttttatttttctctttcttgagAACTATGGTGTGAGGACATTGGAAGCTTTTTTTGCTGTTCTCATTGGTGTAATGGCACTTGCTTTTGCATGGATGTTTGGTGAGgcaaagccaagtggcaaagaACTTCTAGTTGGTAAGGAGTTTTGTTTATTTCACTGATTTAGGACCCGTGCAAAATTTAAATTCTATGTAACACGGACACTTCATATTAAAGGCGTGTTTGACATAGACACGACAACAACACATGTAATTACATTTAActacttttattttctataattaTTATCAGTGCCGATGTGTTAGTGTCGTGCTTGATGTTTGTGTCAATGCTAGATTTATAAAACCACTATAAGTAAATTGTTGTTTTGGTTTGCTTCTTGCTTTGAATATGATTTGGAGTCTGATTTCATCTTTGTAGGTATTTTGGTTCCAAAACTCAGCTCCAGAACTATACAACAAGCTGTTGGAGTTGTGGGATGTCTTATAATGCCTCACAATGTATTCTTGCATTCGGCTCTTGTTCAGTCAAGGCAAGTTGATCACAGCAACAAAGGCCGAGTTCAAGAAGCGCTTAACTATTACTCAATAGAGTCAACAATTGCCTTGATAGTCTCCTTTATCATTAACATATTCGTCACAGCTGTGTTTGCAAAGGGGTTTTATGGTTCCGAAGTAGCAAATAAAATAGGCCTTGAAAATGCAGGACagtatcttcaggagacatatGGAGGTGGAGTTTTTCCGATATTGTATATATGGGGTATTGGGTTGTTAGCAGCTGGTCAAAGTAGCACTATAACTGGTACTTATGCTGGACAATTTATCATGGGAGGCTTTCTAAATTTAAGGTTGAAGAAATGGATGAGGGCATTGATTACTCGTAGTTTTGCAATAGTCCCAACCATGATAGTTGCTCTTATGTTTGATGCTACGGAGGACTCACTAGATGTTCTGAATGAGTGGCTTAATGTACTTCAATCGGTTCAAATTCCCTTTGCGCTTATTCCTTTGCTTTGTCTTGTGTCGAAGGAGCAGATAATGGGCACTTTCAAAATTGGCCCTGTCCTCAAGGTATATTATCCTTCAATCTGCAGTTTGTTTTTTATGGTTACTTATCAGATAGTTGTTATCGGTTTATATGTTTAGAAAAAGACTTAGTGATGCCGATTTTGTTTGTTCTGTGTGAAATTGCTGTCTGATATGCCTGTGTTATTggtcaatcaaatcaaatcttaATTTACATAGGAAGGATATAATTCAGAAGTGGCCTACTATTGGTGTTTTCTTCTAGCAGTTC harbors:
- the LOC25493521 gene encoding metal transporter Nramp3; protein product: MYPNSQEQSQPLIVEEQEEEKPQETAYDSSEKIVVVGIDESTNWGTSVPPFSWKKLWLFTGPGFLMSIAFLDPGNLEGDLQAGAIAGYSLLWLLMWATAMGLLIQLLSARLGVATGKHLAELCREEYPRWARYVLWVMAEFALIGSDIQEVIGSAIAIRILSNGVIPLWAGVVITALDCFIFLFLENYGVRTLEAFFAVLIGVMALAFAWMFGEAKPSGKELLVGILVPKLSSRTIQQAVGVVGCLIMPHNVFLHSALVQSRQVDHSNKGRVQEALNYYSIESTIALIVSFIINIFVTAVFAKGFYGSEVANKIGLENAGQYLQETYGGGVFPILYIWGIGLLAAGQSSTITGTYAGQFIMGGFLNLRLKKWMRALITRSFAIVPTMIVALMFDATEDSLDVLNEWLNVLQSVQIPFALIPLLCLVSKEQIMGTFKIGPVLKIFSWSVAALVTVINGYLLLEFFSAEVNGIIVGVVVCTITAAYVAFIIYLILRATTFSPWQSVTRPKAILPSDS